One segment of Trichlorobacter ammonificans DNA contains the following:
- a CDS encoding STAS domain-containing protein, whose product MSDLTVSHTFGNDGQILVTIGGRLAIDTVAGFRAFLTEQLPQAATVKLDAASLEEIDLCGIQLICSACHTALCAGKMFAFSGGIPACVQTTISSLGLQGYDVCKYNSDITCIWCRGVN is encoded by the coding sequence ATGTCCGACCTTACCGTTTCTCATACGTTCGGCAATGACGGTCAGATACTCGTCACCATTGGCGGCAGGCTGGCCATCGATACCGTGGCCGGTTTCCGTGCCTTTCTCACGGAACAGCTCCCTCAGGCCGCCACGGTAAAACTGGACGCCGCTTCTCTTGAGGAAATAGACCTGTGCGGCATCCAACTGATCTGCTCAGCCTGTCACACCGCCCTCTGTGCAGGAAAAATGTTCGCGTTCTCCGGCGGAATACCCGCGTGCGTACAAACAACGATCAGCAGCCTGGGCCTGCAGGGCTACGACGTCTGTAAATACAATAGTGACATCACCTGTATCTGGTGTAGAGGAGTAAACTGA